The Phragmites australis chromosome 13, lpPhrAust1.1, whole genome shotgun sequence DNA window AGTTGATCGAATTGCTTGATCTAGCATTGTCATCGGACACCACCAATACTGTAAGACGAGCTCGAGAGCTTATGGGGTCGGCAATTGATCCTCTGCAGCTGGTCTCTCAGTTGGCCAACCTTATTATGGACATTCTCTCGGGACGATGTCAATCTGCAGTCACTGAAGTCAGCAAAAGTTTCTTGGGTAGATATGCATGTGCGCGTCCTTTCCTTGACATGTTTCTTTCTGCTTTGTCGCATGAGCATTCTGCTATTGGTGGACATTGCAAGCTATTGTTTTTTAAGCTTGCCTGTGTTCAACTGTTCGTAGGATGACTTATCATGATCATAATAGTATCTTGATTTTTCAAACAGTTGCCATCCGCATTGCTGATTGTTCCTCTAAATTTTTACTCTaacatttgaaaaaaattccaTGATCATGCAGTAGAAGAGGTTGGaataaagaaattaagaaatgcACTGAAAATACTATCAGAAACTGAAAAGCAATTGAGGACATCAAGAAATCAGGCTACTTGGGTTACAGTTGCACTTTTGCAGTTTGGCACTAATGAATGTAACCTCGTTGCTGAACCGAATGATCTGCATGCACATTCAGTAACTGGATATACAGGTAAATATAATCAAAGATAGCATCACATGTAATTCTGATTACCATACAGACCAGAATTATAACCATTTCTGATATCCCAATTTGCAGATGACTGTGTTTCCAAGGTGAACTCAAGCTCCAATTTTTGTCATGCATGCAACAGCAATAAGTCCAACTGTTCTGAGAGACACTGTCGACGGCTTAAGCTTGAGAACATCTGGAGGAGAGCCATTGGAAAGTGTCGATCAAGGTCAGCCAAAAGTTTCCTCAGGAAAGAAGGCTTCCTATCATCGGTCCATGTTACCGAAGGTAAAATATAAATACTATCTCTACTAGATTTCAATTTGCTCATACGGGTTTTGCTGAAAATGATACACTACATGTGAAAAATTCTCAGAGCTTGCTATAGCAGAAGTTGGATTTGGCCACCCAGATCACTTTTCAAGGGCAGAGAAATTGCAAAGCCTGATAGAATGCGCTTTACAGCATGTTCTCGGGTGCAATGTGGAGATCAGATTCAAACTTGTACAGTGTCCAGTTAGCAAAGATGCTGGGTCGAAGAGACAATCATTCAGTTTCTTCAGCTGCTCAGGCCGGAAGCAAGAGCTGTCAGATTCAGTAGTGACTGATGAAGATGAAGCTGTGAGGCCTGGAGCAAGAAAAACACCCCTTAAAGGCTACTCCTCTAGTCAGCAGCAATCACCATTTATCATGCAACGTCTTGATTCCAAACCAACAGTCCATGGGTGTGAGGATGATGTTCGGAGTACCTTGACGTCAAACAGATCCATGACAGATGACCTGACGAGGACGTGCAGGTTGGAGACTAACTACTCAAAGGGTGTCAGCGAGCAGGGTCGTTTTGATAGCATCCAGGAGCCTGACCAACAACCAAACTGCTTCTCACGAACACTCAAGCTTCAAAAGAAGTTATTGTCGTTTGGTGCAGCGCACACAATTTGTTTGAGGATCCAGCCGCATAACAAAATGGAtttcccacctaagaaagaaTTTGATACGTATTTCTGCACGTATGAGCCTTGTGAGCAGTGCTCAAGATCAAATTCACGAGCTACTTACAGTTCAAGAGATGATGACTTGTAAGCAATCTGAATTCCCTTGGTATTATTCCACTGTGTTTTGATTAATAGTCTCGATTAATGCTTCTTCACAATGAGCTATTTAGTCATAGAATTACATGCAACTGTGCGCTCATTTACATTGCTGTAAGCAAGTAACGATCCAGTGCCTCTTTGTTTCTCGTGCAGGTGGAGCAAGAATCCACGGTTTGGTTCGAGTTTGCTATGCTGGGGGGGCCCTAAACAGTCCATCTAACAGAGGTACATTACTCATTTTTTTCACATTACTACGTCAGAAAAGCCATGTGAATCCAGTGTTTTTGCCTGTTCCGTCGCTAGTGTTCATGTGGTATCTTGGCCCCGTTTGTGCCAGAGATATCCCCCACATCAGCAAGTGCGTTATTGCGAGcagagtttttttaatatatacatattgCAAGCATAGTTGCAGATAGCTACTGCAACAACCGGCGCAAGCATTGCTGCTGGGGATAAGTAAGGCATGATAGCAGAACATCgagaaaagaaaatgtagaTAAACGGTGTCAAATCATTCATCTTacttttttttgtatttttctatgAATGCGCAGGGAAGGGTGAGCAAACTAGATGAATCACATAAATTCTTCTACGACATTTTTCAATTTTGCCCCTAACTAGAGATTTGGACACCTGCGGCGGCGATTTTCAGGGAAGTTCGCAGATTGGATTGCGCTGATCTTGTTCTTGGTGGAACAACGGAGGAACTAATGTTTGATCCGTAGGATGCATCCAGTCAGATTTTCTTAGTAATGCAGATTTGATAAGAGAGACTTGGACAGGCCGTTTTTGGTTCTTTTATGAGAGGAATAATGGTGGTAGTGGTCAGTTGTACAGCATGCCAATGATGAAACCCTGTGAATACTGAATAGTTATGTTATTTCTGAATTTTGTAGGACACGTGATGTTCGACTCCCCATTtacatgacttttttttttatctggaATTTCCCTGCAGCTGTTTTATGGTTCGTCGACGTATCTGCTTAATTTCACTGGCTGAGAACTTCACTGGCAATTCTGATCGATCGATCTACTCGATTTTATGTTACGTGAGTGAATACGATCGCACGCTAGCTAACTGCTGGAGTTGATTGATCCTAATCCGCGTGCAACGCATCAGCTTCAGCGTGAGCATCCGTGAAGTGAGTGCGACTGGTTGGATCTGCCTGTGCATACCAAAATGGATCAACCTCGGCATTGCTCTCAAGGGAGAAATTGCTGGGAGTCAGCAAATGACTACGTTGGCTACAGCTCGCTTGAAACGAGGAAATTGTTCGGCCAATTTTGCGGGTTTTCCAAGTGTAAAGATTATGGGAAATTCTGTTCAttctaccaaacatgccctgATGGTTTCAGCGCGTTTCAGGAAGCATTGCTCCAAGGATGTAACTCAATCTTTGGTAACAGAACATTAAGAACGAGCAATTGCCATTGCAATCCAACTTATGATCACCCAAACTGAAACCAACCAGAAGTCATGGCATCATCTGTCCACTGTCCAAAAGAGAGGCCACCACAAAAACTATATTCCAGACTCTAAAATGAGCTAAATGTTCCTAATATTTAAATTTTCAAGCATTTCAGATGGCACTTCTCAGTTCCACCAGTCAGTAGTTACCATGGGAAATGGTTTAAGGCAGGTGCTGGAGGAGCTAGATGAGATCCATGGCGACATGAGCCGGGATTCTTACTGTTTCCTGGCCCTCAGCAAGCTTGACACCAAGCTGGCCTTTGGTACCTCCCCCAAACGCATACAGCTTACCGGATTCTGCGAGGGCGATTGTATGTGAACCCCCCATATCTTCGTTAAGCCAATCCCAAGTGTTTGTTGCGCTAATCTGCACAACCTTTTCCTTTAGCCCAGCAAGTGAAGTGACTAACTTGGGGGTTCGGACATCTGCATTCTCCACCTGAAACCAGGAGAGATGAAACGGCAAATTCAGCAATTCAGAAGTTTAAATAAGTATGTCGAAACCGAAGTGTAACTTCAGTCTTTTGTGCAGCTATGCAGATCAGTCTAATCCGTAGCCATAAGTCGTTGATGGTTACTACCACTTTATAAGACTTTGTTCAATACAAACGGCATAGGGAAGATGATGATCAAACCTGAAAACCCAAATTAAATGAGTCCCCCCATCCAAAGGAGTAGACGTCGCCATTATTTGCGACGACGAAGGTGGTGTTTTGGCCAGCTGAGACATGCatagccttcacagtcctcaaGCCTGCCACTGCCGTGGGGAAGGTCATacattcttcttcatctccatgTCCCAGACAACCGTAGGTATTCCACCCCCAGGTGAATACACGTCCATCGCCACCCAGAACTGCAGCATGGAAAGCGCCTGCTGAAATCGACAATGGCTTTATACCCACTTTCTGAAAATGTTCGATCAACTTTGGTATCCCCTCGTTTATCTTGCATCCATGCCCAAGCTTGCCTCCTAAACCGCAGCCTACCGAGTAAACCGACCTGCAAATTGACACTCGAAacttaaattttcttttcataaCAGAAATGGACTATTGACATCACGAAAAGCTCATGACCCTCCTAAATACTTTCTGAACAAAGGTTGTTCAATTAATTGAATGGTGATGCTTATTTGAGAAAATTGTCGCAACAAGACCAGCTAGTAATAATGGCCAAAGGAACAAAACTTACATTCCAGCTGGTTGATAGGCCAACATAAGGAGATAGCAATTGCCGGCAGCAATCTGCACAACAAGAGCATCCTCAAGCGGTCCAGAGAGAAGACGAGGCTCGACATCAGTAAGATCTGAACTATGACCAAGCCTCTTATCGCGCCCCCAAGAGAAAGTATAAACCTGACCCTCTCTAGACAGAACTGCAGAGAAGTAGCCTCCTATAGATGCTTGAACTACAAAGATACCTTTCAGTGATTCCACCAACTTTGGACTGCTGGTGTAGTTAACGGCAGCAGTCCCAATGAATTCCAGCCCTCCGAAAATATCCTGTCCAAATGTGTACACACTTCCCATGTCGCTCACAAGCATTGTCCGCCTTGACCCAACCGCAGCTTGTATGATTCTGATGCCTTGCAGAGACCTATAAGGACAAGTGCCAGGTGACCACAGTCCGTGATATTGGTACATAGTTCTAGTTTTCAGCAAAATCAATCTGCATTACCTAATATGGCATGGTTTGAACTGGTCTTCTGTATTCCCAAGGCCAAGCTGCCCCGAGCAATTTGCGCCGAATGAATACACATCACCCTTTGTTGTGACAACAATGCTGTGGCCTGGTCCAGCAATAACCTGAGATTTCTCACGGCGGTAATTCTTCTCGCCGACCAACATGTATTTAAGGACGAGCTTCCAAGAGCCTCCACAACGCTGCTTCAACCGCTCCTTTTCCTCGTGCTTCATTGGCCTAAACATGGCCTTTTGACGGCACATATCCAATGCTGCAAGTTCTGCAAGAGACAGCGCAACGTCCTGCTGGAAGTTTGCAGGGTTCCTGAAGAATTTACAAGTACCCTGAAACAACAGTGCAGCAGAGCAGGTCAAAACTCAAATAACAAAAACATATCACAGTTGTACAAACTTGCCTCCAAAGCAGCCAGATCTTTAGGGTCCAGCTCGTAGGATGAGAGCACATGGAGGAGAATGGACGGGTTTGCAGTGAGGGGGCATTGCTCTGTGGCTTCATTTCCAAAGCAATGACGTTTTGAGCGATCCGTTGCTGGATGCGATGGAGAAGAGTGGGAGCTGGTCTCATTCACAATATTGTGGAACTTTATAACCACGGAGGCTTTGCTGTCTGTAGAATCCATTGGGCACTGCATGATCTTGCAGTGCCCTTGTGAGCTCAAAATCGGAGCAAAATATAACTGCTgagggggaaaaaaaaagaggtaatCAGTTACTCTGGATAGCCATCTTGACCAATGACCCAATGTACTACCAACTCGGTAGTATCATGTATAAACTCATGAATTGCAAACAGACTAGTCAAATGCAGAACACAGATGATCAGAAGGATACAAATTAAGATCAaaaacacaattgatcatacaAATGAGATGGAATCCTGAAGTCAGCAATTCTGAAGATGGAACTGGCCGCATGCAACAGCAAAACCATAACTGAAGCTATTCGTGTAACTCTGTCAAAGTGTCCCAACACTTGTACAGAGCACCGCTACCCAGAATCCAATGCATAACACAAACTGCAAGGTAGGTATACATGCTCTttaatacacacacacacatgattAAGAAGAAGATGAGGCACCATCAGTTAAGTTGATCAGGAAGCGTCGCAACATGATCATCGCAAGATCAATATTCAACATCACGATTACACAGTAAAGTATCATACCAACATTGTCATAAGTCAAAAGATGATTAAGAAGATtcctttttccaaaaaaaaaaggttcttTAAAAAGAACGATCTATGATCATGTCAAGATAAGCCACAATTCCATAATCTGATCAAGATACCAATAACTAAAATCTCATCTTTCAGGCACCCAGCATCTCAAGGTCCCCAAAATCACCCAAAACCCCAACTCCACAGAACACCATCGTCCATCGCCAACAAACAACTGAAGAGACTGTTACAAACATTGACGGCTCATTAAACAAAGGAAAGATCCTTCCTTTCCTGCATAAATCGGATCGAAGCGATAAACTAACCAGACCCATCTAATCGGATTCCCCAAAACTTACCGATCCCACAGATTCCACACGATAGGGTCCCAGAAAACCCCACAGAACTAGCAACAGAATTACATATGGATATGAGGGAAGGGTGCCAGGGATGGTGGGATCACATGGAATTTTGGCAAGGCGCAACCGATCGCACGGGACTGGGATCAATCTACCTGGTTCGGCTGGTTCTGGCAATGTGGCAGAACTTTGGACTTGGGGATGGTTGTGTAGTCTCCTGGgaattggagagagagagagagagagagaagatatATATAGATACATGTAGGCGCCACAGCAGCAAAGTAGTTTCTTTCATGGCTCCGGAATATAAAACTTTTTATGTAACTATATGATATGTAGGCGCCACAGCAGCAAAGTAGTTTCTTTCATGGCTCCTGTTACGAATATAAAACTTTTTATGTAACTATATGATCAATAATTATTAAAAGTAgtatctattaaaaaaatatatttctaatAGATATGTCTTTTTATTATGTCCTTTtgtcatgtataaatatgtaaacatccTATATATCAATATAAGAGTTTTATTTTCTACTCTTTGTGCTCTCTCCTTACTttctatttgcaatatgttgtcAGTCACTTTGCTCCGAACTACTACGCTAATCGGCCAATCCGAACGCAAGCATGAAGAAACAGGGTGAAGGGCGTGGTGGACCATCCCACCACGCCATTTCTGACGGCAGTAAATCGATGCCACATCTTTGTCCGCCACAATCCTTCGTCGAAAGCCTCCTCCGCCACACAGGCAAGAGCATGAACCAACGAGGTGCGGCACCACCAGCCCTATGACGATCAATGCGAAGGTTGCGTCTCCTTCCACCCTGATGCAGTGACTTCACGATGCCAATCAGCAAGAACAGAAGAACACCGATGGGTCAGCACCGTCACAGCTTCTTTTAATTCGGCAACGAACAAGAAGGTACGAATTGAAGACATCAGTAATGTCCTTACCTTCCAAATTCTTGTTATCCACCGAGACGCTATCAACGTCCTCTCTATCCTCGCAGTGGCTACCCACCGACAGCGCCCCTGGTCTCCCTCTTATTCGACGACGATCGCGAGCGGCTCTCTTCACACAATAGACTACAACCGACTCAAATCGGTCGCACCCCATCTGGCAGCGCCCCCTCCCTCTACTCGCATTCGGTGCCTAAACGGCTTGCTCCGAAGCGGCTACCTGTCCAAGCAACCCCTGATTGTCCATCGTCAAGGCAGCCTTTCGGGCGCAAGCACGGGTGAAGTCCTGAGATTTCGGTGGCGGTTACCCTCTAGCCATGATGGCGCATCAGCACCATAGCAGCGACGCTTGCCCCATAGCCACCCTCATTCGAGGGCTGCTCCCCTGAAGCCACGGTGG harbors:
- the LOC133889033 gene encoding uncharacterized protein LOC133889033 translates to MQCPMDSTDSKASVVIKFHNIVNETSSHSSPSHPATDRSKRHCFGNEATEQCPLTANPSILLHVLSSYELDPKDLAALEGTCKFFRNPANFQQDVALSLAELAALDMCRQKAMFRPMKHEEKERLKQRCGGSWKLVLKYMLVGEKNYRREKSQVIAGPGHSIVVTTKGDVYSFGANCSGQLGLGNTEDQFKPCHIRSLQGIRIIQAAVGSRRTMLVSDMGSVYTFGQDIFGGLEFIGTAAVNYTSSPKLVESLKGIFVVQASIGGYFSAVLSREGQVYTFSWGRDKRLGHSSDLTDVEPRLLSGPLEDALVVQIAAGNCYLLMLAYQPAGMSVYSVGCGLGGKLGHGCKINEGIPKLIEHFQKVGIKPLSISAGAFHAAVLGGDGRVFTWGWNTYGCLGHGDEEECMTFPTAVAGLRTVKAMHVSAGQNTTFVVANNGDVYSFGWGDSFNLGFQVENADVRTPKLVTSLAGLKEKVVQISATNTWDWLNEDMGGSHTIALAESGKLYAFGGGTKGQLGVKLAEGQETVRIPAHVAMDLI